A genomic segment from Tachypleus tridentatus isolate NWPU-2018 unplaced genomic scaffold, ASM421037v1 Hic_cluster_2, whole genome shotgun sequence encodes:
- the LOC143242948 gene encoding anoctamin-7-like isoform X1: protein MGSSPWWVMLTAVIFMELWKRYSAKITHHWDVTNFDTLEEHPRPEYLAKLSKVKKKKVNFITGVNEPCVSFWKRRVPCTIFSWSVVLLLGRRVMIPYHLTMYLPYFILHVLP from the exons ATGGGTTCTTCACCTTGGTGGGTGATGCTCACAG ctgTTATCTTTATGGAATTGTGGaaaagatattcagcaaaaaTCACCCACCATTGGGATGTAACTAATTTTGACACTTTAGAG GAACATCCAAGGCCAGAATATTTAGCTAAATTatcaaaagtaaagaaaaagaaagtaaactttattacagGG GTAAACGAACCATGTGTTTCGTTTTGGAAGAGACGAGTACCGTGTACCATATTTTCCTGGTCTGTGGTGTTACTACTT ggacgaagagtgatgatcccctatcacctgactatgtaccttccatatttcattttacacgttctcccctga
- the LOC143242948 gene encoding anoctamin-7-like isoform X2: protein MGSSPWWVMLTAVIFMELWKRYSAKITHHWDVTNFDTLEEHPRPEYLAKLSKVKKKKVNFITGVNEPCVSFWKRRVPCTIFSWSVVLLLLRREKCNE from the exons ATGGGTTCTTCACCTTGGTGGGTGATGCTCACAG ctgTTATCTTTATGGAATTGTGGaaaagatattcagcaaaaaTCACCCACCATTGGGATGTAACTAATTTTGACACTTTAGAG GAACATCCAAGGCCAGAATATTTAGCTAAATTatcaaaagtaaagaaaaagaaagtaaactttattacagGG GTAAACGAACCATGTGTTTCGTTTTGGAAGAGACGAGTACCGTGTACCATATTTTCCTGGTCTGTGGTGTTACTACTT